A single window of Ferrimonas balearica DSM 9799 DNA harbors:
- a CDS encoding Y-family DNA polymerase — MLLGIHFPDLALHHLARGLPQSERPLALISGHPLTIQQCNDAALALGVVPGQRLATATALCDGLLCHPLPDEAPLLEAMAQWAYGLSGQVMLFPPQTLVLEVSSMLRLFGGLASWLSALQQGLASLGQPAHWALSHTPMAAALLARARQPETEARPVMEALASLPLSAWDLPADAEVRLAGMGVHDGKALLALPRAELGQRFGAELLLYLERLLGQRPDPRPHFQPPEHYQRRLELMEEIETLAVLRFPLNRLFLELAELLRRRQLAASEVQIGLQHRDRPATELTLRAAGPEFRAEVWMTLCQLQLERLVLYEPVIALTLAAPVLLPLEPESAALLPGQGPDRAAQDLLARLQARLGAERIYSLQSVAEVRPELAQRRCAPGAGAGEAVVAERPLWLLPEPAPIARDTVTLLSGPERIETGWWDAQPVARDYFIGLDPAGRRLWLFRDGQGWFVHGGF; from the coding sequence ATGTTGCTGGGGATCCATTTTCCCGATCTGGCCCTGCATCACCTGGCCCGCGGACTGCCCCAAAGCGAACGGCCGCTGGCCCTGATCAGCGGCCACCCGCTGACGATTCAGCAGTGCAATGATGCCGCACTGGCGCTCGGTGTGGTGCCCGGCCAGCGGCTGGCCACCGCGACGGCGCTGTGTGACGGCTTGCTGTGCCACCCGCTGCCGGATGAGGCGCCGCTGCTGGAGGCGATGGCGCAGTGGGCGTATGGCCTCAGCGGGCAGGTGATGCTGTTTCCGCCCCAGACCCTGGTGCTGGAGGTCAGCTCCATGCTGCGCCTGTTTGGTGGACTGGCCTCGTGGTTGTCGGCGTTGCAGCAGGGGCTGGCGTCACTGGGGCAACCGGCTCACTGGGCGCTGTCCCATACCCCCATGGCCGCGGCTTTGCTGGCCCGGGCCCGACAGCCGGAAACCGAAGCCCGACCGGTGATGGAGGCGCTCGCTTCGTTGCCACTGAGCGCCTGGGATCTGCCTGCCGACGCTGAAGTCCGGCTGGCCGGTATGGGGGTGCATGATGGCAAAGCGCTGTTGGCGCTGCCCCGGGCCGAGCTGGGCCAGCGTTTCGGCGCGGAACTGCTGCTTTATCTCGAACGCCTGCTGGGCCAGCGACCGGATCCCCGTCCCCATTTTCAGCCGCCGGAACATTACCAGCGTCGACTTGAGCTGATGGAGGAGATCGAGACTCTGGCGGTGCTGCGTTTTCCCCTCAATCGCCTGTTTCTGGAGCTGGCCGAGCTGCTGCGCCGACGCCAGTTGGCGGCCAGTGAGGTGCAGATTGGTCTGCAACACCGGGACCGGCCCGCCACTGAGCTGACTTTGCGGGCGGCGGGACCGGAGTTCCGGGCCGAAGTGTGGATGACCCTGTGTCAGCTGCAACTGGAGCGACTGGTGCTGTATGAGCCGGTGATCGCCCTGACGCTGGCGGCGCCGGTGCTGTTGCCGCTGGAGCCGGAGTCGGCGGCGCTGCTGCCGGGGCAGGGGCCGGACCGGGCCGCCCAGGACCTGTTGGCGCGGCTGCAGGCGCGGTTGGGGGCGGAGCGGATTTACAGTTTGCAGAGCGTGGCGGAGGTGCGGCCCGAACTGGCCCAGCGCCGTTGTGCCCCGGGCGCGGGCGCTGGCGAGGCCGTGGTGGCAGAGCGGCCGCTGTGGCTGTTGCCGGAACCGGCCCCGATCGCTCGTGACACGGTCACTCTGCTGTCCGGGCCGGAGCGGATTGAAACCGGTTGGTGGGACGCCCAGCCGGTGGCGCGGGACTACTTTATTGGCCTGGATCCGGCGGGGCGGCGGTTGTGGCTGTTTCGCGATGGTCAGGGATGGTTTGTTCATGGCGGCTTCTGA
- the imuA gene encoding translesion DNA synthesis-associated protein ImuA, which yields MEAPVSHLLNRNDIWLASQQQAGGESLPTGFSSLDQQLALGGWPRYGVVELLADDPALSPLLVPLLADSDADRWLLCVAPPVPLYAPGWQQIGVDLSRLVCVDARDSQEQLWTLEQALGSGRCALVLAWLDNLSVAQVRRLQLAAERGRCLLMLHLPLVLAEQPHPVPLRLSWSRQPGGLSVSLLKERGGWPKPAFFLPLCGQGVTPESEPCHAPVLLQGPW from the coding sequence ATGGAAGCGCCGGTTTCCCATCTACTCAACCGAAATGACATCTGGCTGGCGAGCCAGCAGCAAGCTGGGGGCGAAAGCCTGCCAACCGGATTCTCATCCCTTGACCAACAGCTGGCCTTAGGGGGCTGGCCACGTTATGGCGTGGTGGAACTGCTGGCGGATGACCCGGCGTTATCACCGCTGCTGGTGCCGCTGCTGGCGGACTCCGATGCCGACCGCTGGCTGCTCTGTGTGGCGCCACCGGTGCCGCTGTATGCGCCGGGCTGGCAGCAGATCGGGGTCGATCTCAGCCGCCTTGTCTGCGTGGATGCACGGGACTCACAGGAGCAGTTGTGGACGCTGGAACAGGCCCTGGGCAGCGGCCGCTGTGCGCTGGTACTGGCCTGGCTGGACAACCTCAGCGTGGCCCAGGTGCGACGCCTGCAACTGGCGGCAGAGCGGGGCCGTTGCCTGTTGATGCTGCATCTGCCCCTGGTGCTGGCCGAGCAACCCCACCCGGTGCCGCTGCGGCTGAGCTGGAGTCGCCAGCCCGGCGGCCTCTCGGTGTCGTTGCTGAAAGAGCGGGGCGGCTGGCCCAAACCGGCGTTTTTCCTGCCGCTCTGCGGGCAGGGCGTGACCCCAGAGTCCGAACCTTGCCACGCTCCGGTATTGCTGCAGGGGCCGTGGTGA
- a CDS encoding serine O-acetyltransferase, producing MPISSYASFRQCLEQDRLHSKRSAGAAKYFFDAIWQFTVLLRLCEWMHNRKHRVGYLLCCPLFRWRSRTLGFTIPINTCGPGLYVPHYGTIVINTRARIGRNCTIHTDVCIGRHPDSKERVPTLGDNIYIGPGAKIYDAITVANGATIGANAVVNRSFNEENCVLAGVPAKMLTKKAGASQPRPLHLASFSKSPDP from the coding sequence ATGCCAATAAGCAGTTACGCCTCGTTCCGGCAATGTCTGGAGCAGGACAGGCTCCACTCCAAACGCTCCGCAGGTGCGGCGAAGTACTTTTTCGATGCCATTTGGCAATTCACCGTACTGCTGCGCCTGTGCGAATGGATGCACAACCGCAAACACCGCGTGGGCTACCTGCTGTGCTGCCCGTTGTTCCGCTGGCGCTCCCGCACTCTGGGTTTCACCATCCCCATCAATACCTGTGGTCCCGGCTTATACGTGCCCCACTACGGCACCATCGTTATCAATACCCGGGCCCGCATCGGACGTAACTGCACCATCCACACCGATGTGTGCATCGGGCGACACCCGGACAGTAAAGAGCGGGTGCCAACCTTGGGTGACAACATCTACATCGGCCCCGGTGCCAAGATCTACGACGCCATCACCGTGGCCAATGGCGCCACTATTGGGGCCAACGCGGTGGTGAACCGGTCATTCAATGAGGAAAATTGCGTGTTGGCCGGGGTGCCCGCCAAAATGCTGACAAAAAAAGCCGGCGCTTCTCAGCCCCGGCCCCTTCATCTCGCGTCGTTCTCTAAATCACCGGACCCCTAA
- the fghA gene encoding S-formylglutathione hydrolase produces MELLSQTEVFDGWLRRYRHHSEATATDMVFAVFLPPQVMAARVPVLYWLSGLTCTDENFCQKAGAFRLAAQLGLAIVCPDTSPRGLALPGEHDEDDLGSGAGFYVDATEPPWADHYRMYEYVTDELPTLVEMNLPVRADKSICGHSMGGHGALVAALRNPGVYASVSAFSPICHPTEAPWGRKAFSAYLGPDPADWQQYDATLLVASAEERLPILIDQGSKDPFLESQLMPEAFRAACDAVDHPLTLRMHPGYDHSYYFIATFIDDHLRFHAQALGA; encoded by the coding sequence ATGGAACTGTTATCGCAAACCGAAGTGTTCGACGGCTGGTTGCGCCGTTATCGCCACCACAGTGAGGCCACCGCTACCGACATGGTGTTTGCGGTATTCCTGCCGCCTCAGGTGATGGCGGCCCGGGTGCCGGTGTTGTATTGGTTGTCGGGCCTGACCTGCACCGACGAGAACTTCTGTCAGAAGGCGGGGGCCTTCCGGCTGGCCGCCCAACTGGGGTTGGCCATTGTCTGTCCCGACACCAGCCCCCGGGGACTGGCGTTGCCCGGTGAGCATGATGAGGACGACTTGGGCTCCGGGGCGGGATTCTATGTGGATGCCACCGAGCCGCCCTGGGCCGATCATTACCGGATGTACGAATACGTCACCGATGAGCTGCCAACGCTGGTGGAGATGAACCTGCCGGTGCGGGCGGATAAGAGCATCTGCGGTCACTCGATGGGGGGGCATGGTGCGTTGGTGGCGGCCCTGCGTAACCCTGGAGTATACGCGTCAGTGTCCGCGTTTTCGCCGATCTGCCACCCCACAGAAGCCCCCTGGGGACGCAAAGCGTTCAGCGCTTACCTGGGGCCGGACCCCGCCGACTGGCAGCAGTACGATGCCACGCTGCTGGTGGCCAGCGCAGAGGAGCGCCTCCCCATCCTGATTGACCAGGGCAGCAAGGATCCCTTCCTCGAATCGCAACTGATGCCCGAAGCGTTCCGCGCGGCCTGTGACGCGGTGGATCACCCACTGACCCTGCGTATGCACCCGGGGTATGACCACAGCTACTACTTTATTGCCACCTTTATTGATGACCACCTGCGCTTCCATGCCCAGGCGCTCGGGGCTTAG
- a CDS encoding MGMT family protein, with protein sequence MSANTNLERIWNTLERVPAGKVVSYGQLADLAGLPGRARLAARALRLAPPQRQLPWHRVIGASGKISIAKDSPGYREQMARLRSEGVEVNNGRIALSLYQWQPDLAELLWQLDY encoded by the coding sequence ATGTCTGCCAATACCAACCTTGAACGGATCTGGAACACCCTGGAGCGGGTGCCGGCGGGCAAGGTGGTGAGCTACGGCCAACTGGCCGATCTGGCGGGCCTGCCCGGTCGGGCGCGACTGGCGGCAAGGGCACTGCGACTGGCGCCGCCACAGCGGCAACTGCCCTGGCACCGGGTGATCGGTGCCAGCGGCAAGATCAGCATCGCCAAAGACAGCCCCGGCTACCGGGAGCAGATGGCGCGGCTGCGCAGTGAAGGGGTGGAAGTGAACAATGGCCGGATTGCGCTGTCACTGTATCAGTGGCAACCGGATCTGGCCGAGTTGCTGTGGCAACTGGACTACTGA
- a CDS encoding DUF3108 domain-containing protein — MKPLLLALLLTLPMLGQADPFTPFRADYEVFHGSSSLGGGYYHLEQLSDNRYRMGYQSDVSFLLLSDVRTETSVFERQDNDVLKPLNYRMDRKGSGPDFGASIQFEGSEIVAKYKKRQKTFPMRSPVFDNLLYQQQLRLDVAAGKTDMHYPLIQKTSERNHYYRVIGEEEVTIPDGTATAIRVERIREAGDPKRTVIWFLPQMNYVVARLAHFEDGDLKADMRLQKVEFY; from the coding sequence ATGAAGCCGCTGCTGCTGGCCCTGCTACTGACCCTGCCCATGCTGGGCCAGGCCGATCCCTTTACCCCCTTCCGCGCTGACTATGAGGTGTTTCATGGCAGCAGTTCCCTGGGGGGCGGCTACTACCACCTGGAGCAGCTGAGCGACAACCGCTACCGCATGGGCTACCAGAGTGACGTCTCCTTCCTGCTGCTGTCGGATGTGCGCACCGAAACCTCGGTGTTTGAACGGCAGGATAACGATGTGCTGAAACCCCTCAACTACCGCATGGACCGCAAGGGCAGCGGCCCGGACTTCGGTGCCAGCATCCAGTTTGAGGGCAGTGAGATCGTGGCGAAATACAAAAAGCGCCAGAAAACTTTCCCGATGCGTTCACCGGTGTTCGACAACCTGCTGTACCAGCAGCAGCTGCGCCTCGACGTGGCGGCGGGCAAAACCGATATGCACTACCCGCTGATCCAGAAAACCAGCGAGCGCAACCATTACTATCGGGTGATCGGCGAAGAGGAGGTCACCATCCCCGATGGTACCGCCACCGCCATCCGGGTGGAGCGCATCCGTGAAGCCGGTGATCCCAAGCGCACCGTTATCTGGTTCCTGCCCCAGATGAACTACGTCGTGGCGCGCCTGGCCCACTTTGAAGATGGCGACCTGAAAGCCGACATGCGGCTGCAGAAGGTGGAGTTCTACTGA
- a CDS encoding class II glutamine amidotransferase, translating into MCELLAMSANVPTDIVFSFTGLVERGGKTGPHRDGWGITFYDGPGNRTFKDSDPSCHSEVASLLKSYPIKSKTVVSHIRQANRGRVCLENTHPFGRELWGRNWCFAHNGQLSDYKTVLQPERFLPVGNTDSELAFCTLMDKLAARYPKPPKDRKQAFRFLAREGRKLQQLGVFNMLISDGVYLLALCGNNLHWITRQAPFGEARLIDTEMVIDFQQETTPKDVVTVIATRPLTSNEAWHKMEAGSWCLFREGKVVAQG; encoded by the coding sequence ATGTGTGAACTTCTGGCGATGAGCGCCAATGTGCCAACCGATATCGTGTTCAGTTTTACCGGCCTGGTGGAGCGCGGCGGCAAGACCGGCCCACACCGGGATGGCTGGGGCATTACGTTTTACGATGGCCCCGGCAATCGCACCTTTAAAGACAGCGATCCAAGCTGTCACTCCGAGGTGGCCAGCCTGCTCAAGTCCTACCCAATCAAATCGAAAACTGTGGTCAGCCATATTCGCCAGGCCAACCGCGGGCGCGTCTGCCTGGAGAACACCCACCCCTTTGGCCGTGAACTGTGGGGGCGTAATTGGTGCTTTGCCCACAATGGCCAACTCAGCGATTACAAAACGGTGCTGCAGCCGGAGCGCTTTCTGCCGGTGGGCAATACCGACAGTGAACTGGCGTTCTGCACCCTGATGGATAAGCTGGCGGCGCGCTACCCCAAGCCGCCGAAAGACCGTAAGCAGGCGTTTCGCTTTCTGGCCCGGGAGGGCCGGAAGCTGCAGCAGCTGGGGGTGTTCAATATGCTGATCTCAGACGGGGTCTATCTGCTGGCGCTGTGCGGCAACAATCTGCACTGGATCACCCGGCAGGCGCCGTTTGGCGAAGCGCGGCTGATTGATACCGAAATGGTGATCGATTTTCAGCAGGAGACCACGCCGAAGGATGTGGTGACGGTGATCGCTACCCGGCCGCTGACCAGCAACGAAGCCTGGCACAAGATGGAAGCGGGAAGCTGGTGTCTGTTCCGGGAGGGGAAAGTGGTGGCCCAGGGCTGA